The nucleotide window TCGATCTCCGTCGATGGCAAGAATATCGAAAGCGTGACGCTCGCGAGCTTGCGCGACGCGATCGCGATCGTGCCGCAGGACCCGCAACTGTTCTCCGGCACGATCGAACAGAACATCCGGTACGGGCGCCTCGAGGCGACGCCCGCCGAGGTGCAAGAAGCCGCGCTTCAAGCCAACGCCCACGATTTCATCTGCCGTTTTCCCGATGGCTACTCGACGCGCGTCGGTTCGCGCGGGATGCGGCTCTCCGGCGGCGAGCGCCAGCGCATAGCAATCGCGCGGGCGATCCTGCGCGCCCCACGCGTTCTCATCCTCGACGAGGCGACGTCTTCGCTCGATGTCGAATCCGAAACGCTGATCAACGAGGCGCTCGAGCGGCTGCTCGTCGGCCGCACGACCTTCATCATCGCGCACCGGCTGTCGACCATCCGCCGCGCGACCACGATTCTCGTCATCGTCGACGGGCGCGTGGTCGAACAAGGGACCCACGCCGGGCTGCTCGCGCAAAGCGGCGTGTATGCGCGTCTCCACGCCGCCTCGGCCATCGGCGCCGGCCAGGCGTGAACGCTCGTCCAACGCGCTCGCCGTGAATCAGCTCCGGATTCTGTTCGTCCTGCGGCCCGACGCGAGCGCGCGTCACGGCGGCGATGTGCTCCAGGCGGCGAACACGGCGGCCGGATTGCGCCAGCTCGGCGTCGATGTCGGCGTCGTGGAGTCGAAGACGCCCGATGCGCGCGGCTACGATATGGTCCACATTTTCGGCATGTTCGAGCCCGAGATCTGCGCCGCCCAATTCGACGCGTGCCGGCGCGCGGATGTGCCGATCGGCTTGTCGCCGATCTGGATCAGCAGGCGCGAATTCTTCTATCGCGCTCCGGCCTGCGAACGGGTCATTCAAAAGGCGCGTCGGGCGATTGACGCAGAGCGGCGCTTGAAAGAATTCGCGGCGCTCGATGCCGCGCGCTTTGCAGACCGGCGAACGCGCATCCGCCAGGATCGAGCCGAGACTCTGCAAGCCGGCTTGTTGCGCGCCGCGAGCATGCTGTTCCCGATGAGCGCGTTTGAAGCGCAAGAATATTCGGTGCGCCTGCACGTCAGGAACGTGCCGTTCGCGGTCGTGCCGAACGCCGTCGATCACGCGCTCGCGCAGCCTTGGGCGCAAAGCCGCAAGGGATTGCTTTGCGCCGCACGGATCGAATCCATGAAGAACCAAGCGATCACAGCGTTGGCGCTGCGCGATATGCCCGAGCAGCTGACCTTCGTCGGCGAAGCGTACGACCCGGGCTATCTTTCCGCCGTCCGGCGTTTTTCGGGATCTGCGACCACGATTCTCGACAAAGTCTCACCGTCGGAAGTCTATGCGATGTTCGCAAAGGCGAAGGTCCACGTCATGCCTTCGTGGGGTGAAGTCGCCTCGATCGTGAACCTCGAAGCCGCAGCGTGCGGAATGCAGATCGTTGCCGGCGACCGCGGCAGCGAGATGGAGTACCTCGGCGATGCCGCCGAATATGCGGACCCTGCCGATCCCGACTCCATCGCAAAGGCGGTGAATGCTGCGCTCAAGCGAGCGCCCCGCGAACAAGGTGACGCGCTCGACAAACGCGTTCGCCGTCTGACGTGGAGCCGCACCGCCGCGCTCACGCTGCAGGGATATCAGCGCGCGCTGCAACGCTGACGGCGGATTCCCGTCAGCCTGGACAGAATGAGCGGCGCATGAACCCCGTCGTCCGAAATATCCTCACCAAGCACTTCATCGATAGCAACGGCGATCCGAATGCCGCCGTGCTGCTTGCGTGCAGCGGACGCTCGGGCTCGACATGGGTCTCGCGCGTCATCAACTATCGCAACGATTTTCGGATGATGTTCGAACCGTTCCGCGAAGATCTCATCCCTGAGTGCATCGCATTCAGATTGAACCAATACATCCGGCCCAACGACCGGTCGCCGGAGTTCTTGCAGCCGGCGAAAGTCGTGTTGGCGGGCCGCGTCCGCCACGATTGGATCGACAGGTATAACCGGCGTTTCTTCTGTCAGCGCCGGCTCGTCAAAGATATCCGCGTCAATCTGTTCCTCAAATGGCTGTGCGTCAATTTTCCGCACATTCCGGTCGTGATGCTGATGCGGCACCCATGTGCGGTGGCGCTTTCACGCATGGCACTATCGTGGGACATGGATTTGCAGGCGCGATTCTTGTCGCAGCCCGCGCTCGTCGAAGACTACCTCGCGCCCTTCGCGGGCGAAATGGCCCGGGCGGGCACGGAGTGGGAGCGCCAGATCTTCGCGTGGTGCGTGGAGAACTACGTTCCTCTGGCGCAATGCGTTCCAAACGATGTCCACTTGACGTTCTATGAAGACTTTTGCCGGGCGCCGGAGGCAGAACTGGGCAAGTTCGCCGGATTTTTGCGCGTGCGTTTCGATGACCACGTGCGCAAAGAGATCGCGACCCCTTCGCAGACGGTGCGCACAAATCTGGACGGACAAGGCTACAGTTCGATCGTGAGCGGCGATGACGTCGTCGGCGGATGGCGGCGGGAGGTCAGCCCGCAGCAGATCAAACGAGCGGTCGAGATCGTCCGGATGTTCGGCCTCGACAGGATTTACGGCGAAGAGCCGATGCCTCTGCCCGATGCGAAAGAACGTGCCTTTATTCCGGCCGATCAGCACTCAAGCATGAACGCCGGGCTAAGGTCGAGTGCGACCGGGGAGTAGCGGGCTCACCGCCGGCGCAGATGCGATTCGAGGCGGCGCATAGCCAAAAGCCGGCCGTAGTTCATCTGGCGCAGCCACGGGCGGATGCGCCAGCCGCGTGCGGCCTTAGAGAAAAGCGCGTCGACTTCGGCAAACGTGCCGGCCCACAGCGAAGAAAGTCGCTCGATGGTAGGCAGCGCGCTTTCGGGATACGAGCCGGCGAACGGCAGCACGTCGGCGGCGATATGTCCCCACACGCCCGCAGGCGACGCGGCGCGCAATTGATCGTCGGTCGCCACAAAGCCCGATTGCCCGAGCGAATGATACAATCGACCTTTTTCCCATTCACGCCTGGGCGGGGTCACGTGGCCGTAGTGGTGCCACACGTCAGCGACGACAATGCTCTTGCAGGGTGGTACGAGCCGCTCGTGGACGGCCCCGCTCCAGCGACGGCTGGGCGATAGGCGAAAGAAGCAGAGGCGGCGCGCGATGTCGCGCCACCAGCCGAACGAGCCGACGAAGTGCCGGCTGTAGCCTTCGACCGCTTCCACGTCCGCGGGTAGCTTCGCCAACAGCGCAGCGATCGCGGTCAGTTCGTCGCCGTGGACTTCGTCGGCGTCGAAGAACAAGGCCCAGCCTTGCCTTATATCCGGTGGGGTGGCTTCGATGCAGACGTTTCGCGCCGCGGCGAAATCGCTGAACGTCGTGCGGACGACCGTCATCTTTCCTCGGGCCGCCAATGCGCAGTTCGCGAGCGTGGACGCATGCGGCCCCGGACTTTCGCCCGAGTTGTCGTTGACGACGAGATGATCGGAAACAGATTCGATGGATGAGAGCGCGGCTTCGAGATAGGGCTCGGGCTTGCTGCCGATGATGAGGTGAGCGACGATGCCGGGAAATGACGGCATAGCGCCTGAACTTGCGTGCCGATGAGAATAGTCCTGGTCGCGGATCAGTTCTCACGCGAAGGCGGCGCTGAGGCATTTGTCAACGGCTACGCCGTCGGACTACACGATCGCGGACATCACGTCGGTCTTTGTGTCTCTCACGTCGCCGCCGATGCCCCGGTTCTTCCGCCGGGAATCGGGCTGGCCGTCGTGCCGTTCGCCCGCGAGGGAGAAGCCGGCGATCCGGTTGCCGCACGAGACGTCGTCGATGCGATAAGCGAATTCTCTCCCGACGTCGTGCACGTGCACAACGCGTTCGACTGGGAAGTCTTCGATGCGCTGCGCGCGCGCTGGCCGCTCGTCTGGCATTGTCACGACTATCGGACGAATTGTCCGAACGGCGACCGGCGTCTCCCGCATTGGGGGCTGCCGTGCCGGCGCCCGATGGGCTCAGCGTGCCTCGTTCATAGCGTCGTCAGCGGCTGCGTGGCGGGGCCCCGCCCCCAAACCTGGCGCAAGCTCCGCATGCGTCAGCGACTGTTCGAGTCGGTGAAGCGCTCCGATATGATCGCAGCGCCGAGCGTGTGCGTTGCGACGATCCTCGAATCAAACGGCGTCGACCGCGAACGGATAGCCGTCGTTCCGTCGTTCACGCCATTCGCCGATCTTCCGCTCGCGCCGTCATATCCAAGCGCGCCCGCGCTGATGTTCGCGGCACGCCTTGTCGAACAAAAAGGCATCGACGACGTGCTGTGGCTCGTTCGGGACCTGCAGCAGAGCGGCGTGACGGCGCGAGTCATCATCGCCGGAGGCGGGCCGGGCTTGCCGCGCTTTCAAACGGCCGCAAAAAGCTTTCCGGCTTTGGACGTTCGGGGGATGCTGCACGCTCGCGCGCTCTCATCCGCGTACGCCGAATGTTCCGCCGTGCTGATCACGCCGAATTGGCTGGACCCGTTTCCGCTCACGGGCCTGGACGCGATGGCGCACGCCCGGCCCGTCATAGCCTACGACATCGGCGGCATCGGCGAGCTCGTGCAAAGCGGGCTCGACGGCATCATGGTCCGGTCGGGAGATCGCCGCGGCCTCGCGTCGGCGGCGAAGCTCATCCTGGCCGATCCGGCCCACGCTGCGGAGATGGGCCGCGCCGGCCGGGAGAAAGTCCGTGCGAAATATCGTCTCGGGCACAGCCTCGACGCGGCGATGCGCGTCTACGGCGAAGCGGTCAAGCTCCGAGCGGCATCTGCTTAGAGCTAGCTGCCAGGAATCGTCCGCCGGCCGAAGAAAAGGCTGAGTATCAGCGAAACGACGACTTGTCGGAATTGAACATCGACGCCGCTCTTTCAAGGTGCCATCCCGGCAACTTGACTGTATCGGGTTTTGTGTTATAATTGGAATCTATGCCAAAGTGGGACGATTGCGCCGGGCGGCGGGGTCGGCTTGAGCCACACGGCTCGCCGTAAATCCGTCGCTTAATTAAGTAGCGCGTCGTCCGCTTCGCTTTCGCGGTCCCCATACCGCAGCTGGACCCACGCGTGTCCTATGTGAGTCAACAGATCAACGAAGCGACCGGCCTTCCTTAGAGCAGGCGCTTGGCGCACGATGACTTGATGCCAACTCCCGCCCCGCGGCATGGGCGGAACCAAAAGTAAGGTGAAACCGGGAACGATGGCCACCAAAGATACAACAAAGACCCCCAAACCGAAAACTCCACGAGTCGCGAAAGTCGCGGTGCCGAAGGTGCCCAAGGCGCCGAAAGCGCCAAAACCTCCCAAACCGAAAGCTCCGCCGAAGAAAAAAGGGAGCGCGGTCGCTCGTGCGCGCGCTCGCCAGCCTCGGCCTATCGCGCGTCTCGCGCGGCTCACCGATCCGCGCGCCGCTCTCGAAGCGCTGATCGAGACCAAAGGCGTGGTCAAGACGGTCGAAAGCGCGAGCATGGACTTGCGGCCGCCCGGCCTCAAGCGCGAGCGTTTTACGTTTGCGAAAATCCCCCACACTCTCGACATCCCGGACCTCATCGAGCTCCAGAAGGACTCGTTCAACTGGTTCATCACCGAGGGTCTGCGCGACGCCTTTACGTCGATATCGCCTATCAAGGACTTCACCGGCAACCTGGTGCTCGAGTTCGGCGAGCACAGCCTCGGCGAGCCGAAATACAGCGTTGACGAATGCCGCGAGCGCGACATGACGTTCTGCGCGCCGCTGCGCGTGCGCGTCCGGCTCATCACCTCCGAGTCGGGCGAGATCAAGGGTATTCCCGATCAAGAGATCTTCATGGGCGATTTCCCGCTCATGACTGAAAAAGGCACGTTCCTCATCAACGGTGCGGAGCGCGTCATCGTCAGTCAGTTGGTCCGCTCTCCCGGCGTCTATTTCGCCGGCGACCAGGACACGAACAACCGGCCCATCTACCGCGCGACGGTCATCCCGAATCGCGGCGCATGGATTGAATTCGAGACTGACAACGGCACGAAGAACGACACGACCGAAGGCACCATCGGCGTGCGGATCGATAAGAACCGCAAGATCATGGTCACCACGTTCGTGCGCGCGTTGGATAAGAAGTACGAATCCGACGAAGCCCTCCTGGCGTTGTTCGCCGACCCAGTGACCGGCGAAGTCCCGGCCTTGATCATGAATTGCCTCGAAAAAGACAAAGACATCAAGACCCGCGAGGACGCCCTCAAGGAGCTCTACAAGAAGCTGCGGCCCGGCGAGCCCGAAAATCCGGACAACGCCGAGACGCTCTTGCGCAACACGTTCTTCGACGAGAAGCGCTACGATCTCGCCGCGGTCGGCCGCTATAAGCTCAGCCGCAAGCTCGAGCGGCAGTTCGCGAAGATGAACGTCGAAGCGCCGCAGATCGAAGACGTGAAGGACATTCACGGCAAGGTCAAATCGAAGTCCGTGCGCTGCTTGACGCGCGAGGACCTCATCGCGGTCGTCCGCCAGTTGATCGAAGTGGTCAACGGCTCGCAATCCATCGACGACATAGACCACCTCGGCAACCGCCGCATTCGTTCCGTCGGCGAACTGCTGCAGAACCAATTCCGCGTCGGCCTGCTGCGGCTCGAGCGCGTCGTGCGCGAGCGCATGACCGTGCAAGACCTGGAGACGGTCACGCCGCAGGTCCTGATCAACATCAGGCCGGTCGTCGCAGCGATCAAAGAGTTCTTCGGGTCAAGCCAGCTCTCGCAGTTCATGGACCAGACCAATTCGCTGGCCGAACTCACCCACAAACGCCGGCTTTCCGCGCTTGGCCCGGGCGGGCTCTCGCGCGAGCGGGCGGGCTTCGAAGTGCGCGACGTCCACCACAGCCACTACGGACGCATCTGTCCGATCGAGACGCCGGAAGGGCCGAACATCGGCCTCATCGGATCGCTCGCCACCTACGGCCGCGTGAACCGCTACGGCTTCATCGAGACCCCGTATCGCATCGTGCGCAAGGGCATCGTCACCGACGACATCATCTACCTCACGGCAGACGAAGAGGATCAGTTCCGCGTGGCTCAGGCCAACTCGGAGATCGATCCGAAGGGTCATCTGCTGGGCGAGCGCGTCGTGTGCCGGTATGCTGAAGAGTACATCGAAGCCACGCCGAACGACGTCCACTTGATGGACGTCTCGCCGAAGCAGATCGTGTCCGTGGCCACGGCGCTCATCCCGTTCCTCGAGCACGACGACGCGAACCGCGCGCTCATGGGTGCGAACATGCAGCGCCAGGCCGTTCCGCTGCTGCGGCCGCAATCGCCGCTGGTCGGCACCGGCATGGAGTATCGCGCCGCGAAGGATTCCGGCGGCGTGGTCGTCGCCGATGACTCGGGCAAGGTGGTCGGCGTCACCGCCGAACGCATCGAGATCGAGAACGCCAAAGGCATCGTCAAGACCTATCCATTGATCAAGTACATGCGCTCCAACGCGGGCACGTGCATCAATCAACTGCCGCTCGTCAGCAAAGGCGAGCACGTGAAGCGCGGGGCGATCATCGCCGACGGTCCGTCAAGCGACGGCGGCGAGCTGTCGCTCGGGCAGAACGTCTTGGTGGCGTTCATGCCGTGGGAAGGCTACAACTACGAAGACGCCATCCTCATCTCCGAGCGGCTCGTCAAGGACGATCGTTTCACCTCGATCCATATCGAGGAGTACGAGTGCGAAGCGCGCGACACGAAGCTCGGGCCTGAAGAGATCACCCGCGACATCCCCAACGTGGGCGAAGACGCGCTGCAGGACCTCGACGAGCAGGGCATCGTGCGCATCGGCGCAGAGGTCCGGCCGGAAGACATCCTCGTCGGCAAGGTGACGCCGAAGGGCGAGACCGAGCTCACGGCCGAGGAACGCCTGCTGCGCGCCATCTTCGGCGAGAAGTCACGCGAAGTCCGCGACACGTCGTTGAAAGTGCCGCACGGCGAAAAAGGCAAAGTCATCGACGTCAAGGTGTTCAAGCGCGAAAACGGCGACGAACTCTCGCCCGGCGTCAACGAGCTGGTTCGGGTCTACGTCGCACAGAAGCGCAAGATCTTGCAAGGCGACAAGATGGCCGGCCGCCACGGCAACAAGGGCGTCATCGCGAAAGTGCTGCCCGAAGAGGACATGCCATATCTGCCGGACGGCACGCCGATCGAAATCGTACTGAATCCGCTGGGCGTGCCAAGCCGCATGAACATCGGGCAGATCATGGAGACCCACCTGGGTTGGGCCGCCAAACTGCTCGGGTATCACATCGCCACGCCGGTGTTCGACGGCGCGCGCGAGTCCGACATCCGCGAGTGGCTGGAGCGCGCGAATCTCGCGCCCACCGGCAAGACCAAACTCTACGACGGGCGCAACGGCGAATCGTTCGACCGCGAAGTGACCGTTGGCTACATATACATGCTCAAGCTCGCGCACCTCGTGGATGATAAGATCCACGCGCGCTCGACCGGCCCATACTCGATGATCACGCAGCAGCCGCTGGGCGGCAAAGCGCAATTCGGCGGACAGCGATTCGGCGAGATGGAGGTCTGGGCGCTCGAAGCGTACGGCGCCGCCTACACGCTGCAAGAGCTGCTCACCGTGAAGTCCGACGACGTCGTCGGACGCGTCAAGACGTATGAAGCCATCGTCAAAGGCGAGAATGTGCTGGAGCCCGGCGTGCCCGAATCGTTCAAGGTGCTCATCAAAGAGCTCCAGGCACTCGCGCTCGACGTCAAAGTCTTGACGGCCACGCGCGAAGAGATCGAGATCCGGCTCACTGACGAAGATCTCAGCGAGAAGGCGAGCGAGATCGGCCTGCTGATGGGCGACGAAGATCCTAAGCTGGTCGCTCCCGCGCCCACCACGGCCGCGTCGCGACCGCGCAAAACAGGTCCGGACGGAGATGCAGAAGAGGCCGAATCGATCGGCGTCAGCGCGGCGACGGCCGTGATGGATCCCGATGCGGACGACGAAGACGACGACGCCGAGACCGGCGACGACTCAACCCTAGAGATCCTCGGCGATGGGGACCTCGGTTCGATTGAAGATGTGGAGCCGTAAGCGTAATTCATGGCAACGATGTTAGACGTCAACAATTTCGACGCGATGCGCATCGGGCTGGCAAGCCCGGAGCAGATCCGTGCGTGGTCTTTCGGCGAAGTGAAAAAGCCGGAGACCATCAACTACCGCACGCTCAAACCCGAGCGCGACGGACTTTTCTGCGAGAAGATCTTCGGTCCGACTAAGGACTGGGAATGCCATTGCGGCAAGTACAAGCGGATCCGCTTCAAAGGCATGATCTGCGACCGCTGCGGCGTTGAGATCACGCGCGCGAAAGTGCGCCGCGAACGCATGGGGCATATCGAGCTCGCCACGCCGGTCTCGCACATCTGGTATTTCAAAGGCGTGCCGTCGCGCATCGGCATTCTACTCGACATGTCGCCGCGCCAGCTCGAGAAGGTCATCTACTTCGCGGCGTACATCGTCATCGATCCGGGGGGCACGCCGCTCGAGCCGCGCGAGATCCTCACCGAGCAGAAATACCGCGAATACCGCGACAAGTACGGCAGCGCGTTCAAAGCCGGCATGGGGGCCGAATCCGTGCGCGAGCTGCTGCGCGAACTGAACCTGCGCAAGCTGCAGGCGGAGATGCGCGGCGAGTTCGAGGGCACAAGCGGTCAGAAGCGCATCAAGGCCGTGAAACGCCTTGAGGTAGTAGAAGCATTCCTCAATTCCGGCAACAAGCCGGACTGGATGATCATGTCGTGCGTGCCGGTCATACCGCCGGAATTGCGTCCGATGGTGCAGTTGGACGGCGGCCGGTTCGCCACGTCCGACTTGAACGATCTCTACCGGCGCGTCATCAACCGCAACAACCGGTTGAAGCGGCTGCTCGAATTGTCTGCGCCCGAGATCATCATCAAGA belongs to Candidatus Eremiobacteraceae bacterium and includes:
- a CDS encoding glycosyltransferase family 4 protein → MNQLRILFVLRPDASARHGGDVLQAANTAAGLRQLGVDVGVVESKTPDARGYDMVHIFGMFEPEICAAQFDACRRADVPIGLSPIWISRREFFYRAPACERVIQKARRAIDAERRLKEFAALDAARFADRRTRIRQDRAETLQAGLLRAASMLFPMSAFEAQEYSVRLHVRNVPFAVVPNAVDHALAQPWAQSRKGLLCAARIESMKNQAITALALRDMPEQLTFVGEAYDPGYLSAVRRFSGSATTILDKVSPSEVYAMFAKAKVHVMPSWGEVASIVNLEAAACGMQIVAGDRGSEMEYLGDAAEYADPADPDSIAKAVNAALKRAPREQGDALDKRVRRLTWSRTAALTLQGYQRALQR
- the rpoB gene encoding DNA-directed RNA polymerase subunit beta; its protein translation is MPKVPKAPKAPKPPKPKAPPKKKGSAVARARARQPRPIARLARLTDPRAALEALIETKGVVKTVESASMDLRPPGLKRERFTFAKIPHTLDIPDLIELQKDSFNWFITEGLRDAFTSISPIKDFTGNLVLEFGEHSLGEPKYSVDECRERDMTFCAPLRVRVRLITSESGEIKGIPDQEIFMGDFPLMTEKGTFLINGAERVIVSQLVRSPGVYFAGDQDTNNRPIYRATVIPNRGAWIEFETDNGTKNDTTEGTIGVRIDKNRKIMVTTFVRALDKKYESDEALLALFADPVTGEVPALIMNCLEKDKDIKTREDALKELYKKLRPGEPENPDNAETLLRNTFFDEKRYDLAAVGRYKLSRKLERQFAKMNVEAPQIEDVKDIHGKVKSKSVRCLTREDLIAVVRQLIEVVNGSQSIDDIDHLGNRRIRSVGELLQNQFRVGLLRLERVVRERMTVQDLETVTPQVLINIRPVVAAIKEFFGSSQLSQFMDQTNSLAELTHKRRLSALGPGGLSRERAGFEVRDVHHSHYGRICPIETPEGPNIGLIGSLATYGRVNRYGFIETPYRIVRKGIVTDDIIYLTADEEDQFRVAQANSEIDPKGHLLGERVVCRYAEEYIEATPNDVHLMDVSPKQIVSVATALIPFLEHDDANRALMGANMQRQAVPLLRPQSPLVGTGMEYRAAKDSGGVVVADDSGKVVGVTAERIEIENAKGIVKTYPLIKYMRSNAGTCINQLPLVSKGEHVKRGAIIADGPSSDGGELSLGQNVLVAFMPWEGYNYEDAILISERLVKDDRFTSIHIEEYECEARDTKLGPEEITRDIPNVGEDALQDLDEQGIVRIGAEVRPEDILVGKVTPKGETELTAEERLLRAIFGEKSREVRDTSLKVPHGEKGKVIDVKVFKRENGDELSPGVNELVRVYVAQKRKILQGDKMAGRHGNKGVIAKVLPEEDMPYLPDGTPIEIVLNPLGVPSRMNIGQIMETHLGWAAKLLGYHIATPVFDGARESDIREWLERANLAPTGKTKLYDGRNGESFDREVTVGYIYMLKLAHLVDDKIHARSTGPYSMITQQPLGGKAQFGGQRFGEMEVWALEAYGAAYTLQELLTVKSDDVVGRVKTYEAIVKGENVLEPGVPESFKVLIKELQALALDVKVLTATREEIEIRLTDEDLSEKASEIGLLMGDEDPKLVAPAPTTAASRPRKTGPDGDAEEAESIGVSAATAVMDPDADDEDDDAETGDDSTLEILGDGDLGSIEDVEP
- a CDS encoding glycosyltransferase family 4 protein codes for the protein MRIVLVADQFSREGGAEAFVNGYAVGLHDRGHHVGLCVSHVAADAPVLPPGIGLAVVPFAREGEAGDPVAARDVVDAISEFSPDVVHVHNAFDWEVFDALRARWPLVWHCHDYRTNCPNGDRRLPHWGLPCRRPMGSACLVHSVVSGCVAGPRPQTWRKLRMRQRLFESVKRSDMIAAPSVCVATILESNGVDRERIAVVPSFTPFADLPLAPSYPSAPALMFAARLVEQKGIDDVLWLVRDLQQSGVTARVIIAGGGPGLPRFQTAAKSFPALDVRGMLHARALSSAYAECSAVLITPNWLDPFPLTGLDAMAHARPVIAYDIGGIGELVQSGLDGIMVRSGDRRGLASAAKLILADPAHAAEMGRAGREKVRAKYRLGHSLDAAMRVYGEAVKLRAASA
- a CDS encoding glycosyltransferase, translating into MPSFPGIVAHLIIGSKPEPYLEAALSSIESVSDHLVVNDNSGESPGPHASTLANCALAARGKMTVVRTTFSDFAAARNVCIEATPPDIRQGWALFFDADEVHGDELTAIAALLAKLPADVEAVEGYSRHFVGSFGWWRDIARRLCFFRLSPSRRWSGAVHERLVPPCKSIVVADVWHHYGHVTPPRREWEKGRLYHSLGQSGFVATDDQLRAASPAGVWGHIAADVLPFAGSYPESALPTIERLSSLWAGTFAEVDALFSKAARGWRIRPWLRQMNYGRLLAMRRLESHLRRR
- a CDS encoding sulfotransferase; the protein is MNPVVRNILTKHFIDSNGDPNAAVLLACSGRSGSTWVSRVINYRNDFRMMFEPFREDLIPECIAFRLNQYIRPNDRSPEFLQPAKVVLAGRVRHDWIDRYNRRFFCQRRLVKDIRVNLFLKWLCVNFPHIPVVMLMRHPCAVALSRMALSWDMDLQARFLSQPALVEDYLAPFAGEMARAGTEWERQIFAWCVENYVPLAQCVPNDVHLTFYEDFCRAPEAELGKFAGFLRVRFDDHVRKEIATPSQTVRTNLDGQGYSSIVSGDDVVGGWRREVSPQQIKRAVEIVRMFGLDRIYGEEPMPLPDAKERAFIPADQHSSMNAGLRSSATGE